TGTGGTAGAACTCCAATAGTATTGTGTTGCCGTCGCGGGGAAGGTGATGCTGTCGATTACCGGTGAAAGCCCGGCGTGTTTTACGATACTTCGGAGTTCGGTGATGTTCGGCAATCTCCAGACTTTTCCCGCCAAAGAAAGGTTGTTGCAGTAGTTGAGTGCGTCGTTCCAGTTTAATTGTGTGGTCCCGCCGATTTCACAATTGTTTCCCGAAAGGTTATTCGTACATTTTTGCCAGATGAGCGCATTTCCTATGTCGGTTACAGTTCCGTCTCCGTTGTCCACATAAGGCGCCGCAGATACGGAAACCGTAAGTCCAAAAAAGAATATTATAAAATTATAAAATATAAAAGAACCGAAATTCTTTCGTTTATTTTGAGTTTGGATCGGGATCATAGCGTCTCCTTTCTTTTAAGGTCCCGTAGAAACACAACGAGCGACTGAGCCCGCAGGTGCGTTGTCGGTCCAAGTTGTTCCACCGTCGGAAAAGTATAAAACCAAGGACTTAGTCGTATCCGGCAGATAAAGGGTAGAACTCCAATAGTAATAACCTCCCGAGGTTCCCGGGAACGCGGTGGTAAATGTTCTCGGGGAAGCTCCTACGTTGAAGTCGACTAAGGTTTCGATTTCGGAAATTGTGGGCAATCTCCAGGTGGTTCGATTCGCGTAACCGGCTCCTGAATTGAGTGCGTTCAACGCAATGCACGCGTTAGTTGCACCCGTTAGATTGTAATAAGCGGTTGTCCCGCCGGAGCAGTCTGCATTGGTTTTGTTGAAGTGGCAAGTCGTCCAAATCAAACCTGTGTTGTTATCGGTGACGATATACTCGTTTCCATTTACGGTTTGGTTTGTGAAACTTGCGTTCACTCCTTTTTGGAGTTTCCCGTCTTGTCCGTTCGAAGTGGCGGCCGCGCAGGTTGCGTCCAAGGTTCCTGCGGTGTTCCAACAAGTGTTCTGCATCGTTTTGATCGGAGCGTTTCCGTATATGAGAATGTTGATCGAAGCGTTTGTACTTCCCGAAGAATTACTCGCAGTGATCGTATAATTCGTTCCGGTTTGAAAGCTCGTAGGCGTTCCGGAAATCGCGCAGGTCGTCGAGTTGATCGAAAGTCCGTTGGGAAGAGTGGAGCCAGATGTACAGCTCGTTACCGTTCCGGTGACGGTCGGCGAAATCGAAGTGTTCACTCCCTTGTAAAAAGTCAAGTTCGTCGGTGTATAAGTAAGTCCAGAAGGCGCCGCCGCATTGACCGCAAGTGAAATCGTATCCGTAGTACTGCCATACGCATTACTCGCAGTGATCGTATAATTCGTGGCCGTTTGCGTTACGGTCGGTGTTCCCGAAATCACACAGGTGGTTGCATTGATCGCGAGCCCGGTAGGAAGAGCGGTGCCGGAGGTGCAACTCGTGACGGTTCCTGTTACCGTAGGAGTTAAAGTGACGGTGGAATTCTCGGTAAGAACGAAAGGTCCGCCCGTATAACTCAACGCAGACGGAGGAGCAAGGTTTACGGTAATCTTTATCTGGAACGTTGTGTTTCCATAGGCGTTGCTCGCCGTAATCGTATAATCCGTCGCTGTTTGAAGCGTGTTCGGCGTGCCCGTGATTTGACAAACCGAATCCAAAGCAAGGCCCGCGGGTAAAGTAATGTCCGAATTACAAGCGGTAACCGTTCCCGTGTAAGTAGGAGTGATCGTGCCGATCGTTGCATTTTGAGTAAAAACGAAAGGGGTTCCCGCGTAGTTCAAAGCCGTAGGAGGTGCGGCGTTGACTGTGATCGAAATCGTCGTATTCGCGCTTCCAAACGGATTGGTTGCGGTGATGACGTAGTTTGCGGCGGTCTGAATGAGCGATGGAGTTCCATAAAGAGAACAATCGGAACCACCCAAAGAAAGTCCCGTCGGCAATGGGACGTTGGAACTACAACTTGTAATCGTTCCCGTATAAGTCGGATTGATCGTAGTAAGAGCCGAGTTCACAGTAAATGTAAAAGGACCGGTTGCAAAGTTTAGGCCCGCCGGCGGATTCATATTCACCGTGATCAGAATCGTACTGACCTTGTTTTCCGATGCGTTGGAAGCTGTAATCGTATAACTCGTTGCGGGTTGATTTACCGTGGGTGTTCCCGAAATCACACAGGAATTGGAATCCAGCGAAAGTCCGGTAGGAAGAGAGGGGCTGGATATACAATCGTTGATGGAGCCGCTTGTTGTTGGTTGAATCGTCGCGATCGGAACGTCCTTGGTGAGAACAAAAGGACTTGTAGTGTAATTGAGAAAAAGCGGTGCATTGGAGGATTGAAAGAGATTCATCGGACCGAAGATTCCCTTAAAGCTCCAAGAATGATTTCCGTTTCCGACACAACTGACAAAACAAAGAAAAATTAAAGAATGAAGAATGGAAAAGAACGTTTTACGGAATGTTCGGGAATTCGATTTTGAAAATAGAACGACTTCAATCGATTCTTTCGATTTGTTGAGTCGATATTTTTCTTTTTTCATAAAATCCCTCACGTGCTTACCTTGGAAAGATACGAACACAATCACTGAAACGAAGCAGTAAAAAGAGTAGGAATGGATTTTTGAAATACGAGGCTGAATGTTCGACAACGAATCAAAATTTAGAATTTTTCTCCGAAAAACAAAGTCATCACAATCGCTTTGACTTCCTTTTCAGTTTTCAATCGTCGTTTTTTGCATTCTAACGATGAATGGATCCAACCAAAACCTTTTTATCTGTTGGATAAACCATACAACAGAATCCAATTTAATACCGCTCGCGTTATAAGATGAAGAATTTTATTTAGCGCAACAATCCAAAGGCCCCGTTTATTTAAGAGGGGCCTTTGGTCCTTAACTCTGAGAATTGATCAACTTTCTGAATTCTCTCGGAGATTTTCCCGTAAACTTTACACAAGCTCTATGAAAGGATGAAGCCGAGTTAAAACCGCATTCCAAAGCGATTTGCAAAAGATTCATATGCGATTTGCTTCGGAGGTTTCGCTTAACGTCTTCGATTCGGTTCATGTTCAAAAAGTCCGCGAACTTCATCGACATGTGTTTGTTGAGATAATACGAGGCTTGGTGTGTGGAAAGGCCCAAATAAGAAGCGAAATCCGGCAAACGAAGCTCTTCGTCCGCATAACCCCGAACTTGTAGAAAAGAATTGATTCTTTCCTCGATCTTTTCCAGTTCCACTCCCTCCAAAATATTCCTTCCGGATTCGGTCAAACCATCGGACTCAATGAGCGCATCCACGGGAGAATCGATAAAAGCCTGGCTATCCATTAAGGTTTTCGCGGATTCTCCCCCGTAAGCCCTGCTGAAAAGAACGGGATAAAATCGCTCGATTAACGTAATGTAGGCGATCATAACGCCTGGAATCAATTCGGAAAACATAAGCATTCTCGTGGAATTCATCAATGTTCCGATCAGATCCAAAATCAGAGAAGTGGTGATCATCGCTGTGATGAACGGAAAATTGAAAAAAACTTTTTGCTCTTCCAAGGATAGAATCTCGCGAATCGACCAACCGGTTGTATAAAGAGTGATTAGGATCGCGATGGAGTCGCAAAGGCCGATGTAAATCGTTCCGGGAATGGCAAAGGCCGCGATCAATGCAATCGGAACGATCCAAAGAATTTTTTTGCAGTATTGCCAAGGATTTTGAAGACGATCCAAAATGAACATCATGCAGATCAAAACCGCGGAGGAAGCGTAAAGAACCAATCCGAAATAAACTCCTAAGAACACAGGATCCTGAGCGAGTCTTGGATCGGTTTCTTGCGGGAAGATCACTCGGTTGTTTGCCATCAGAAAAACGCTGACGCTGAGGAGAATGGTTCCATAAGATTTACTGAATTCGTCCCGTTTCCCCGAGTAAAGTTTGGCGATCGCCATTACGATTCCTGTTCCAACCCCGGCGGCGTGCGCATAGAATAAATTTGTTTCCGAGAAGAACGTATGAAATAGGGTATCAGCGAGTAGACTTGAATTGAACATTCGAATTATTTCCTTCCATGAGAGGAGTTTGATAAACTTTGAATCCGCGTTTATGGAATTTCTGCGAAAATAAGATTTCAAACATTGCTTTATTTCCGTTCATTTTATTATAACCTCCAAGTTCTAGAGAGGTCTTCGGCAAATATAATTTAAAAAACGGAAAATTATAAATATCATGAATTTTATATATTCTATTTTAGAATTAAATTTAATCTGAAATCGATTCTTCGATAAACGGTCCCTATGCGATCGATTTTCAAGATTACAAAGGAAGAATGGACGGAGTTGGAATCCTCCGTCATGGATGAAGATCATCAGATTTTTTTGTTTAGAGGAGGTTCAGCTTCTAAATTGAATGTCCGCCGTAGCAGAGG
The Leptospira barantonii genome window above contains:
- a CDS encoding DUF1566 domain-containing protein; translation: MIPIQTQNKRKNFGSFIFYNFIIFFFGLTVSVSAAPYVDNGDGTVTDIGNALIWQKCTNNLSGNNCEIGGTTQLNWNDALNYCNNLSLAGKVWRLPNITELRSIVKHAGLSPVIDSITFPATATQYYWSSTTYLLATSQAWSINFQSGFTAGTNGKTYVLFVRCVTSPP
- a CDS encoding putative Ig domain-containing protein, with protein sequence MKKEKYRLNKSKESIEVVLFSKSNSRTFRKTFFSILHSLIFLCFVSCVGNGNHSWSFKGIFGPMNLFQSSNAPLFLNYTTSPFVLTKDVPIATIQPTTSGSINDCISSPSLPTGLSLDSNSCVISGTPTVNQPATSYTITASNASENKVSTILITVNMNPPAGLNFATGPFTFTVNSALTTINPTYTGTITSCSSNVPLPTGLSLGGSDCSLYGTPSLIQTAANYVITATNPFGSANTTISITVNAAPPTALNYAGTPFVFTQNATIGTITPTYTGTVTACNSDITLPAGLALDSVCQITGTPNTLQTATDYTITASNAYGNTTFQIKITVNLAPPSALSYTGGPFVLTENSTVTLTPTVTGTVTSCTSGTALPTGLAINATTCVISGTPTVTQTATNYTITASNAYGSTTDTISLAVNAAAPSGLTYTPTNLTFYKGVNTSISPTVTGTVTSCTSGSTLPNGLSINSTTCAISGTPTSFQTGTNYTITASNSSGSTNASINILIYGNAPIKTMQNTCWNTAGTLDATCAAATSNGQDGKLQKGVNASFTNQTVNGNEYIVTDNNTGLIWTTCHFNKTNADCSGGTTAYYNLTGATNACIALNALNSGAGYANRTTWRLPTISEIETLVDFNVGASPRTFTTAFPGTSGGYYYWSSTLYLPDTTKSLVLYFSDGGTTWTDNAPAGSVARCVSTGP
- a CDS encoding helix-turn-helix domain-containing protein, with translation MFNSSLLADTLFHTFFSETNLFYAHAAGVGTGIVMAIAKLYSGKRDEFSKSYGTILLSVSVFLMANNRVIFPQETDPRLAQDPVFLGVYFGLVLYASSAVLICMMFILDRLQNPWQYCKKILWIVPIALIAAFAIPGTIYIGLCDSIAILITLYTTGWSIREILSLEEQKVFFNFPFITAMITTSLILDLIGTLMNSTRMLMFSELIPGVMIAYITLIERFYPVLFSRAYGGESAKTLMDSQAFIDSPVDALIESDGLTESGRNILEGVELEKIEERINSFLQVRGYADEELRLPDFASYLGLSTHQASYYLNKHMSMKFADFLNMNRIEDVKRNLRSKSHMNLLQIALECGFNSASSFHRACVKFTGKSPREFRKLINSQS